The proteins below are encoded in one region of Polyodon spathula isolate WHYD16114869_AA unplaced genomic scaffold, ASM1765450v1 scaffolds_72, whole genome shotgun sequence:
- the LOC121308004 gene encoding mitochondrial import inner membrane translocase subunit Tim23 isoform X1 translates to MDNTSGAGGSGPRAGFGSLFGGGTPEYSNTELAGVPLTGMSPLSPYLNVDPRYLVQDGEEFILPTGASKTRGRFELAFFTIGGCCMTGAAFGAVNGLRLGLTETRDMAWSKPRNVQILNLVTRQGAAWANTLGSLALLYSAFGVIIEKTRGAEDDLNTVAAGTLTGVLYKSTGGLRGMARGGLMGLALTGLYSLYNNWEHMRGSSPRQSL, encoded by the exons TTCGGGGCCCAGAGCCGGATTCGGGAGTCTCTTTGGAGGGGGGACCCCAGAGTATTCAAATACGGAGCTAGCCGGGGTGCCGT tgacaGGAATGAGCCCCCTCTCCCCTTATCTCAATGTGGACCCCCGTTACCTGGTGCAG GATGGCGAGGAGTTCATCCTGCCAACAGGAGCCAGTAAGACGCGAGGACGCTTCGAGCTGGCCTTCTTCACCATCGGGGGGTGCTGCATGACAG GCGCTGCATTCGGAGCTGTGAACGGACTCCGGCTCGGCCTGACAGAGACTCGGGACATGGCCTGGTCCAAACCACGAAACGTGCA AATCCTGAACCTGGTGACACGACAAGGGGCAGCGTgggctaacaccctgggatcgcTGG CTCTGCTGTACAGTGCGTTCGGGGTGATCATTGAGAAGACGCGGGGAGCAGAGGATGATCTCAACACTGTGGCAGCCGGGACACTGACTGGAGTGCTGTACAAATCCACAG GTGGTCTGCGAGGCATGGCCCGTGGGGGGTTGATGGGTCTGGCGCTTACAGGACTCTACTCTCTCTACAACAACTGGGAACACATGAGGGGCAGCTCCCCCCGCCAGTCCCTCTAA
- the LOC121308004 gene encoding mitochondrial import inner membrane translocase subunit Tim23 isoform X2 → MSPLSPYLNVDPRYLVQDGEEFILPTGASKTRGRFELAFFTIGGCCMTGAAFGAVNGLRLGLTETRDMAWSKPRNVQILNLVTRQGAAWANTLGSLALLYSAFGVIIEKTRGAEDDLNTVAAGTLTGVLYKSTGGLRGMARGGLMGLALTGLYSLYNNWEHMRGSSPRQSL, encoded by the exons ATGAGCCCCCTCTCCCCTTATCTCAATGTGGACCCCCGTTACCTGGTGCAG GATGGCGAGGAGTTCATCCTGCCAACAGGAGCCAGTAAGACGCGAGGACGCTTCGAGCTGGCCTTCTTCACCATCGGGGGGTGCTGCATGACAG GCGCTGCATTCGGAGCTGTGAACGGACTCCGGCTCGGCCTGACAGAGACTCGGGACATGGCCTGGTCCAAACCACGAAACGTGCA AATCCTGAACCTGGTGACACGACAAGGGGCAGCGTgggctaacaccctgggatcgcTGG CTCTGCTGTACAGTGCGTTCGGGGTGATCATTGAGAAGACGCGGGGAGCAGAGGATGATCTCAACACTGTGGCAGCCGGGACACTGACTGGAGTGCTGTACAAATCCACAG GTGGTCTGCGAGGCATGGCCCGTGGGGGGTTGATGGGTCTGGCGCTTACAGGACTCTACTCTCTCTACAACAACTGGGAACACATGAGGGGCAGCTCCCCCCGCCAGTCCCTCTAA